In Xiphophorus couchianus chromosome 8, X_couchianus-1.0, whole genome shotgun sequence, the following proteins share a genomic window:
- the exosc2 gene encoding exosome complex component RRP4 — protein sequence MAVDMRLPTVKNSMSLSHSAADRKDLVVPGDVITSDTGFMRGHGTYVDEDKLTASVAGEVQRVDKLICVRPLKTRFNGEVGDVVVGRVTEVQQKRWKVETNSRLDSVLLLSSVNLPGGELRRRSAEDELTMREYLQEGDLISAEVQSVFSDGALSLHTRSLKYGKLGQGVLVQLSPSLIKRQKTHFHNLPCGASIILGNNGFVWLYPTPGQQEEEAGGFYTSLEPVSLSDREVISRLRNCLLALAAHKMLLYDTSVLYCYESSLQHQVKDVLKPEVMEEIVMLTQQKLLEHES from the exons ATGGCTGTGGACATGAGATTACCGACTGTTAAAAACTCTATGTCTCTTTCACATTCTGCTGCTGACCGAAAAGACCTGGTTGTCCCCGGAGATGTTATCACTTCAGACACTGGGTTCATGAG GGGTCACGGTACATATGTTGACGAAGACAAGCTGACAGCATCAGTGGCTGGAGAGGTGCAGAGGGTGGACAAACTAATATGTGTCAGACCTCTTAAGACGAG ATTTAATGGTGAAGTTGGAGATGTTGTAGTGGGTAGAGTTACAGAG GTTCAGCAGAAGCGTTGGAAGGTGGAGACCAACTCCAGACTAGATTCTGTCCTCTTGTTGTCATCTGTCAACCTGCCGGGAGGAGAACTG AGGAGAAGATCAGCAGAAGATGAGCTCACCATGAGAGAATACCTTCAAGAGGGCGATCTCATCAGT gcagaaGTGCAGTCTGTTTTCTCAGATGGAGCCCTGTCACTTCACACTCGTAGTTTAAAGTATGGAAAA TTGGGTCAAGGAGTGCTGGTGCAGCTTTCCCCATCTCTGATCAAGAGGCAGAAAACGCATTTCCACAACCTACCCTGTGGTGCATCCATCATCTTGGGGAATAATGGATTTGTATGGCTGTATCCCACGCCGGGACAACAAGAAGAGGAAGCTGGCGGCTTCTACACCAGTCTGGAG CCTGTGAGCCTTTCAGATCGAGAGGTGATTTCACGGCTTAGAAACTGCCTACTGGCTTTGGCGGCTCATAAAATGCTTTTGTATGACACAAGTGTTCTCTATTGCTACGAGTCATCTCTGCAGCACCAG GTCAAGGACGTCTTAAAACCAGAAGTGATGGAGGAGATTGTAATGTTGACACAACAGAAGCTGTTGGAACACGAGAGTTAA